The Frondihabitans australicus genome includes a region encoding these proteins:
- a CDS encoding nuclear transport factor 2 family protein has product MTDIVQDWLDRYLVAWKSNAEADIRALFTDDATYSGSPLDPEPWVGADAIVAGWVQYHDDPGTWTFEGAPLVTDGTVAVVQGRTDYSNGHTWANLWVLRLAPDGRATSFVEWAIRPGPVDRG; this is encoded by the coding sequence ATGACAGACATCGTTCAGGACTGGCTCGACAGGTACCTCGTCGCGTGGAAGTCGAACGCCGAGGCCGACATCCGCGCGTTGTTCACGGATGACGCCACCTACTCCGGCAGCCCGCTCGATCCCGAGCCCTGGGTCGGCGCGGATGCCATCGTCGCCGGCTGGGTGCAGTACCACGACGATCCAGGAACGTGGACCTTCGAAGGCGCTCCGCTCGTGACGGACGGCACGGTCGCGGTCGTTCAAGGCCGTACCGACTATTCGAACGGTCACACCTGGGCGAACCTCTGGGTGCTGCGGCTCGCGCCCGACGGGCGGGCGACGTCCTTCGTCGAGTGGGCCATCCGGCCGGGGCCGGTCGACCGCGGCTGA
- a CDS encoding dihydrofolate reductase family protein, whose amino-acid sequence MGRILFDTATTLNGFLADEENSLAWLFEVDLEGLPDDGLVPVGAGVLVEGSTTYEWVLDHENLLDEPARWQEFYGDKPTFVFTSRRLPVPERADVRFVSGPVADHLAAIREAAGDADVWVVGGGDLAGQFADIGALDEIRLTVAPVTLAGGAPLLPRRLGTDRLHLKSAEAHGRFARLVYEVTA is encoded by the coding sequence ATGGGACGCATTCTGTTCGACACGGCGACCACGCTGAACGGCTTTCTGGCCGACGAGGAGAACTCGCTGGCGTGGCTGTTCGAGGTCGACCTCGAAGGCCTGCCCGACGACGGTCTCGTGCCGGTCGGAGCCGGCGTGCTCGTCGAAGGCTCGACGACCTACGAGTGGGTGCTCGACCATGAGAACCTGCTCGACGAGCCTGCGCGGTGGCAGGAGTTCTACGGCGACAAGCCCACGTTCGTCTTCACCTCGCGTCGGCTTCCCGTGCCGGAGAGGGCCGACGTGCGGTTCGTCTCGGGTCCCGTCGCGGATCACCTGGCGGCGATCCGCGAGGCTGCGGGCGACGCCGACGTCTGGGTCGTGGGCGGCGGCGACCTCGCCGGCCAGTTCGCCGACATCGGCGCGCTCGACGAGATCCGGCTGACCGTGGCGCCGGTGACGCTCGCCGGCGGGGCGCCGCTGCTGCCGCGACGCCTCGGGACCGATCGCCTGCACCTGAAGTCGGCCGAGGCGCACGGCCGGTTCGCGCGGCTCGTCTACGAGGTCACGGCCTGA